The Juglans microcarpa x Juglans regia isolate MS1-56 chromosome 8D, Jm3101_v1.0, whole genome shotgun sequence genomic sequence AtttgatgatttatataatcAATACAACAGCAGTGGTTAGTCTTCAATTGAAGGTGGTAGCTCCTCTCGCCCGACCAACTTGACATCTTCCTGGAATGACACACATGCACAAAGTTCAAATTATTACAGTTTCGACAGTATCATCAAAATCATGCATCGATGAATATTATGCACTGTAAGTCTGAGGTTGAGCGTTACTTTTTGGAAGATGTTGAGGTACCTAGTGATACATTCTAGATATTAACTTTGTGGAATGTGAATTCTGGCAAGTTTCCAATCATTTCTTTAATAGCCAGGGATGTACTAGTCATTCAtatcactacggttgcctctaAGTTGGCGTTTAGCACCGCAGGTCATGTCTTGGATGCTTATAGGAGTTCATCGTCTCCGACCACCGTCGAgaccctcgtttgcacacagaactaGTTAAGTTCAACGCCTATTGGAGTAGATAttgttgatgccgagagctatagacTTGAATCGtgtaattttatgattttaaataattatttacataattttaatattttcattatttaatttataatttatatgattttgtagaccGACGCACCATGGGATGATtaccatcatgcaaaactcATTAGAATTAGAGGTGGAGGTGAGTTCATAATATCACTTGGTTGATGGTTTAGAAGTCTATAGTTAAATGACTAAAACAAAGATAGTTCATATaatcaataaaagttaaaacttcatgcaggaaaattagaaatcactatcgagtcatcgactcaaatGCAAGGACTGTCAAGACTAATGCGGGGCATTGTGgctattttatatttgaatgaaatctatgatattattgtggcgcccccaatcccccttatataaatacacagggatcgagacgccaggatggtgacaacacggtcacacatcccaacgaagtgccagtgtgtgtacatgcaacagtgtacaaataaaataacgcagcggatagtcaactaagtaccagaatttatttacaatcaaacatcagtaaaaatttaaatagcagttatacagtcatccataaaaatataatacaatagtttcagataaacaaacgagtgatcccagatcactcctcaggcagagccgtctcctcaggctcgccctcctcctccttatctgtatcaaaatctgcgttaccataaaatggtatcgcaggtaagtatgaccccaaataacaacgtaatataaaatgcattaaatacaactaacatgcatgcacatgatgaaatatgcatttttccacaaaatatcattttctccgaaaatgataattttccaacacacgccaaaatctcattttggcccaaaatatccgtaaaacattttaccagaaaatgatttacccaaaatccaactctcactattttcccagaaaatagtgcattaattccaaatgcaccatgcattatttccatatgcaccatggcctcccctatggaccatccgcacgtcctggcttcgtagcggtgctcagttccgcgcccagcgcgtatatggccaagcacccacactacgcaacgagcgatgcccagttccgcgcccaacgcgtacgtggccagacatcctctagtccccgccagcagaaggaccacggagtcggcacgagaccatctcgtccgatcccattgtcgcccggcgacaatccaggggacgttactcagtatattccgctcccgagtaaccagaggagctccaccgagttaatgccccatctcggcttggggtcgtgatacacacgcaccaaaaatccattctcacatgaaaacccagttttcataaacacatgaacatgaatgcaatacacgaaaacccagttttcttttacaaacatgatcatgcatgaaataatgaaatgcacatgtaccaatacaatatccaaaccaacaattaccaatccaatcaaatccaaccaaacaactccaatcacaaatccatccgacccccgaactcctcggactcagtccggcatgccaaaaatacagtgaaatgggttagtgcaaaaatacatttaaattacgaaagttctttggagaaatacttacagtgcaatataacaatttccgaaggatcacgaagttgaaaaaggcgacgtttgagcaacaccacagtgtaaaatacactgtggccgtgggtcacaataccaactttcaaacggaggcaaatgaagacccaagattgatagggtagggcctagggaggtcggtgaagctagtggtggtgaaggttggccgtgagTGGCAGCATGGgtggcggtagaagaccaaaaagcccaaaacggaaatagagttggatgtgcttcaccggtgacagatcggaggtggggttgggtccaatgggttgccaataggtcgaggatgatgtcgtaagaagatggtggccaatggtggtgcgacagcggcgcagcggcggaaagagtgccgcggcttcaatgggctcgtggtggctaacggcggcgcgaatggagctggaaacgaAGGTatggcgtcgccggtggctgggggagctggggagccgggcggcGTCGACCACCgtcggcgcacggcggcgggctgggggagaggaagaacggatggagagagagagggagggagagggagttgcgcgcggggaggggaaataaggaggaaagaaaagaaaaaaagaaaaaaagaaaagaaagaaaagaaaaggagaggaaagaaaaatagagggaaaagaaatgaggtccaatcttcataacttgggtcacaaaaatgatccaacggagatgattttaaaaccacaagttaaataaaataatttaaacgtaatggtaaattcaaattgaaataattaaatcccacagtaattaattaaatatgaaaaacaatttaaatgcacaacaataaataaatattaagaaagcacataaaaattaattttcaccaattaaaatcatagaaataaactcattaaaaatccaaccaattttaaaatacgagaataaaatttaaataaataaaaataatcttttagtaaaaatacactaaaatgcaggGTGTTacaattattcaatattttggtgctgtaaatttaagtttaaatcacaataaatttaaatttatggtgtgcgatttgtaatttgatttagttattgtatttaaattttaactttttaacttattttttacagtattttagattttttaattatttttttacattattagaCCGGAGTTGACATTGGGCCAATCAGAACCCATTTTCTCTGTAGGGCAACTGGGCCTGAACAAGTCCATTTTCAACTCCAATCAGAGTCGGAGTCAAAGGGGGTTTTGACGTCGGAGGTAGGCATTCCGACTCAGTCGAAGTCGAAGCCCACTCCTAGTTGTTGCAATTAAATTCTATGATTAAGCCCAAAGCAACCCTCACTTTTAAAATCAGAAAGACTCTTGAATTACCCATATCAAAACTACAAAGAATAAAGGTTGGGAAATCTCTCCTTATTAAATGGCAGCATCCTAGTaaattggtgaaaaaaaaatgaagtcttTGGTGTAGAATTTATCAACCAGAAAACTAGGCTAATGATTTTAGGACTGGTACGAAAGATCACATGTCACTAATTCTGGAACTCAAGAAAATAACTACTGAACGGGCCATGAAATTGAAGCAACTTCTTCCCCTATCAGAGAACACTAACTCCAGAAAATAGGCACATGTCTCATGTCTGCTGTTTTGCAAATGCTGGAAAACCTAGAATACAACAAGAAGCAAGTTTGGAACCAAACTCCATAGAATCAAGACCTCATACTGAATCTTACATCGAAGACAAAGCGGTAAGGAAGTACATTATATTATGTCAGAATTACATAAATTACTATATGTAAATCATAATAATGTAATGCGTGAACATATTCAGTTCCAagttttgatgaaaattatagGTCAACCAGATGAACTGCATCTCTATTTATCCAACAAGCTCTCAATGTGAAAAGGAAACTCCCAAAAGGAAAACACTAGGTTgatttacatacatacatgtctTACTATCCATTAAATCCCCAAAGGATGTTGTGATTCGAATCTCGCATCTTATCAGGAACTTGATGGAGGTATTGGTGCTTTAGTCCACCACAAACACAAGTTGACACCAAATTAGTGTCATAATAATATGTGTCCCCTGCTGTACACCATTCAATTATGTTCTTGCACTCCATTTTCCGTATGACTTTAACCTGATCAGAAACAGCATACCATGAGTAATCTTGGGAGCACAGGACAATGTACAGAGAGACAGTTTTACCTTCACATGTAATAGTGTTAACATATAATAGCAGTCTTTTCAGAAAGATCATTccaagaaattatgaaaatgccCATTGCAGGATGTTAAAACATTTTGGGCTATTTCGTAGGATGGGATTGTGTCTTCAAATGCTCCCATCTTCAATGGCAATGTTCAGATGCCTTTCAGCTATCAAGACTACAAAGAAGTGATATGGGGTGGGTGTAACAAGAACTCTCCAGTAACTAGTAAATCTGTGGTCATTGGTTGTACACTCGTGAATAGAAATAATCATCTAGCTCAAATTTCAGCTTTAGATGGTACTGCAATAAATGTCTAAAAATTATTCAGTGGAAGAAACTCAATAGGAAAGGACATGCATGTAATATGAGAAATGTGTACACAGATCAAATTTTGAGCAAGAGATTCTACAGAGAAGGTACCCACGATTATTGGCCAAACAGAGTAACAGATGGCTGGATGAGGCATTAGAAAGCATGGCAGGTAAAACAACCACTCAAGGTGCCCATCTGGCGGGTTCTGCGGAATGATGGAGCCTTATGGGAAGTACTGGTAACTTGATGGGCCTGATTGGACAAAACCGAGCTCCTCATGTCTTGGGCTCTCTTTTGAGCCGATCTTAGCTTGTTCATTATCTTATCCATGGATGATGATCTCTTCTTTTCCAGcttcatctgaaaaaaaaaaatgtttaaagggTAATAGAACCAAATGCTCATGCCCccttttgcatgaaaaaaaaaaatgtttaaagggTAATAGAACCAAATGCTCATGCCCCCTTTTGCAGAATGAGAACACATAAAGCATGTTTGACAAGATTTCTAAAAAGCATATTACCACCACCACGTTTCCTTTGGCGCATATACCCCAACAAGGATCATGGTCTAAAATAATCTCATGAATAGATACCTTTTTCATCTTTACaataacagaaagaaaaaagaaaaaaaaaattttgtgccTATACTCTATAAACCTATTTCCTTCAATTTTCAGTCCAAAGGCACAGCTGAATACTTCCTGTAATCACCCAACTCTTGATGCTCACTTGAAGGAAAAGTCACTAGCAACAATTTCACAATtcaacaaatttattaaaaaaaaaaaaaagtaggttcAGCATATTTAGGTGTGAGAAATGCTATTCCCCCATCAAAAGGAAAGACAATTTGGCTAACCTAAAGTTCAAACTTTCCTATATATTGAAACACACtctaaaattttgataattgaCACTGACACTAAAATAATGCTAGAGTAGACCAAAGTAACAAATATATGGAATTCAAATCACAtagggagaaaataaaaaagcaaacatCTCTCACAACCAAGGGTTGATTATTGGGTAaatgttttcatattttcaagtttatttTGGGTAACTGGGAGGCCACACAAGTGAGTTCTGCAAATCAAGAGTTGTCAATGCTGACCAGCCTATTACCCCTCCAGAAATAATTGCCACATTATAGTGTCAGCATAGTGAGCAGCTCCCACTGCTCACCTTGTTTTCATAGAATGACATATTAAGAAACATATCATTAGGAAATAACCTCCAGTTTTCGGATTGCTGCCTCAGCTTTTGCCTTCTGCAGGTTCTCCCAGGCAGTGATTTTGGCTTCCTCTCTTTTCAACCTGGAAAAACTTACGGGCATTGACATGTTAATATAGAGTAGATAAGCATCTGCATACATTTCATGGCTGGCATTTGGCGAGATTTATCTTCTGGTCTGAAACCATGGTCAAACACTAATGATTAAGGCTTATAAATGATGGATGGACTAAATATCTTAGGACAGGAAATTGCATGCTCTTAACCAGACAATTTGGACACTTAACCAGCTGAAACTCGGGATTTTAAACAACCATTGTCTTCAACTGTTTCATAGTAAGATATATCCAAAACTTCACAGTACGACAGAGttgcaaaattaaaaactcaccTTTTTATTTCACCGCACATGGATAAACTATTTACAACGGGGCAACATTAACAAGAAGGGTAACTTAAGGATTTCTTGTTTGAGGATCTCGCAATGTTTGAGAAAGATAGCCTTGCACCATTTGATATCTCCaggaaatttttttcttaacaaaatttCCAAttcatattatcattaaatgTCCTGGCATAATGAAGGAAATTCAAGTAATAAAGTGTTCAAAGATCCATACttggaaatactccttatatCCAAATTTGAAGATTGAGCATCCACGCCTTTCTTTTTCCAGTCATCAACTTTCTCTGAGCTCTTCCCAGGAAATCGAGCTCTATGTTTCTTGGACCACCTAGTCACGGTGACATGTTCATCTACCTGGACGTCTCTAACTTCCATTTTAGAGGATGGGACACTCTGCAACTCCAAAATAGGAAGGGCACATGGAGTAGAGGCAGAGAAAGAAATCCTTCTTTGAGGAGATGAGTGACTGCTACCCTCTGGGCTCATTTGGGTCGCCATGTCCCTTCTTGAAACACCACGAGATATATCAGTGCCTGCATCCTTGAGCCCATCAAGCTTTTCATCTGTGTTTGAACCAAGGAAAATAGTTCAAGATCAGAAAGATGGATCTTACGAGATAATGATAGAATTAGGCTTAACACATTTAAAGCAAGTATTATTACCCAAAATTGAGATTCTTCTACCCTTCAGATGTCATGAGAATTCTAATTAACTTTCTACAACCAGCATCAAGTACAAAGCCACAGAAGGAATGCGGAAATTGTGCAGATTGCAAAAAGCCTAACTAAAAGGAATTGATATCCTTCACGCTGACAGTGACATCCATGAACGATATTAAACTAAGTCTGAATACAGATGCAAATTCTATTTCTAATACATACTAATTAAAGGAAGTGAGGCTTAAAGGAGCTAATTTAGAAGTACCTTGTAATCCAGGCAACGATAATTGACTCAGCATCTCAGAGTACCCATGCACACTAACTGAACGGGCCATGCAAGGCTCTGTCCGCACAGGAAAGACCCCAACATTGCCACTAGAATGCATGACCAATCCGTCTGCTGCTATCACACCAAACGGAGAAGCCGCAACACCATCCCCATCAAACATCGGCATAGCCGGCGAATACATAGAGTAATATGCAATCCCAGGAGGACCGAGAGGACCACTCTTAGACTTTGGCCGCCTCTGCTGTGGCTGGATCGAAGGCCGCTCAACACCATCTACGGAAACCGGACTGAAAATCCACCTCTCTGCATCTTCCCATTTCGATGGCAACGTCGACCTTCCGTTATTGAAAGGTTGCAACGCGGCGTTCGCTGGCTGCCTCCGATTAGTACTGGTTTGCATTGGTACACGCTCCGAGCTCCAACCCTTTTGCATTCCGATGCCCGCCTGACGATAACTCGGTGTCCCGGGACTCGGAAACGAACCGGACTTGCGAGACGACACAGCCGAGCTTTTCTTCATGGTTGCCAGCCGCGGCGAAGAGGAGGCGACGGTAACATTGTTGAGATCCAATGAAGCGGGTCTTCGTCTATCTGGCTTCTTGGATAGAACTTCAGATCTGGATCTCCGATCCTGACATTCTGCGTAGAGAAAGGGAAAAGGTTGTACAAATCAAATGCTTAACATAAacaaagcaaaagcaaaatcTTTCAGTTCGTCTTGTGAAGGAAGCGTGCCTTTGAGAGCTAGAGAGAAGGAGCTCCTTGCAGAATCTAGAGGCTGATTTTTGTCTTCAAAATCTGCGTCACTGTCGTCCTTTAGAACTGCGTATGATACAAGGAAACAGTGAAGAGTGCGTGTCTactgaaattttgaaaacttttttttttttttttttttgtcagtacTGAAGTTTTGAAACTTTCCTGTGCTTTTATGGCGGCATGGAAAAAAATagccttttcttctctctttttaaagGGCAAAAATATGGAGTAAACACTACCTTTGGCATTTTCTCCTTTACTGAAGAAACGACTGTGCTTGTTGTAGTTGTTGTGCCCTGTGCGTTTGTTCGGACCCGGATCTAGATCTGGACCACTCGAGCTCTCGTGGTGATCGCCATGGTCAGTTCCTGCCAAATGCTGCATCAATGAAATCACAGAATTTTAAACTCTACGAAACAGAGTTTGTCAACTTGGAATCGGGGAGTTCATGCAAAGGAGAAGCGGAAAAGGAGAGCCTGGGCTCAAATGCGCAATGCAATCAGCAAAGCAAGCATGCAAGTTGATCGCATGAATCCCATAATTATGAAGCTGAAACACATATAGTTGGGCGGGGGATTGGAATTACGAGGGAGATTTCAGAAGCGAGGGAATCGCGGTCGTGGGCATCTGAAGCAAAAGAACAGCGCTCGACGCTGGCGGAAGCAGAGGAGAAGAGGCTGCAGAAGTTGGATTCGAGAGTGAGGATGACGGAGTCAGGGCTACTAGCATTGCGAGCTCTCGAGCCGGCACCTGTCGAGGAAGTCTGCCCCTGAAATCCCATCCCTGGCATCGTGATCAATTTGTTCTTCGCATCACGTTCATACTGATCACTGATAAacgactgagagagagagagtgatgagattCGCTTTTCAGCTTAGAATCTTTATAAGAATAAGATGGAATTTAACAGAATTGTCGCGTGTCATAGTCCATTaacgatttctttttatttattaaggatttttcttttctaacaaAGAAATGATATACTCACGAAGACAGTCTACCGATTTTCCTTAAcaaatgtgtgttttttttttttttaacaaaaattctatTGATCACCTTTACGTATCATATAttacagttatttttatttattttttatttttttcttttatcaaatatatgttgtataaataatgagtagaagaatttaattaattttaaaaaaattaaaaaaaaataatacgtAGTATGTGATGTGTAgatatgatgaatagaaaaaaattttcttataatattggtatttgtttatttttttagaattgtgttttttatttttttattttttttattttaagaaaaaacacaaaaatactGTCGATACAAAAGTTCGATAACCTTTGTATGTGAACGTATCAGCATCCTTCTGGCAAATATATGATTACACATAGTAAAGAAAaatgtgtttattattttttttaaatcgtctttttaaaatagtttttttattatttgaaatcatattaaaaaataaaaacattattaaaaagtcATAAACATTAgtaaatatgagaaaaataattttttttttcaaggtaaTAAAAATGAGGGGACCAaactctattaaaaaattaaggtctcgtttgttttctgAATTCcgttcaatttatttcatctcatctcatttaattattataattttttaaaattttcacataaaataaaataaacaatttaactttttcaaatatcaaaacaaaattattattaaaaatatatattcttacaatattttattcaatttttaattttaattttaactcatctcatattatctgtaaaaacaaacgatacTTAAAGATTTACAACTTTTATCAAGATTTGATCATTaggtgtctttttctttttcttcttttatcagTTTTATCGATAAAAATTAGACGAAATTGTAAAGTGTACAATTGAATAATAGAATATACAAAATTCAATATTTCGAGATGTAAAGtgcaaaaagtattttttttatatcagtaaaagtgcaaaatatataataattcaaaagcttttacaaataagttttttttgtgAATACATTTTATACTCGAAATATATTCTATGTAATAGATTAAGAGAAAAGATAAGGAGGATGAAAAATTCATTGACGATGGATTAAGGAATTGTTACGAGAAATTCTAAGTTTTTAGACAAATAATAactaaagaaaaagttttatttataaaccgACGTGGATAATACACTTAATAAAGTATTTCtatggtataatttaattaaaaaaaaattaatttaaatattaccgTTTAAATAATATGGATGATATATTCTTCTAACCgacttaagaatataataattttgactaaaataaagtttgaaatATAACTGTAAGCATTCACTAAGcgcttgtttggaaaaatattttattctaaaattatcatctcatcttatttccaaacatcactcaaatacaaatattttcaaattagtcattataactttttcaaactaattattacaattttttcaaactttcaaataaaaaataattcaaatccttaaataaaagtaatattaaaaaaattatattataataatattttaattttataatattttttattcaatattttctctcttatttttttaaaattctataaaatattatttatttttcagatgagatgagttgagattaaagttaaaagttaaataaaatctttttagaatatatttttttaatattatttttactttagaatttaaaaaaggtaaattgtttattttattttatttgtaaatataaaaaagttgtaatgattatatgagataagatgaaaaaaattgtaaaaataaactaaatctaattcaaactatatcactattatttataaattattttattattattaataaaattctcatttcaaaCAAGGAGTAATCTCATCTCAGACAAGGAGTAATGatgtatcgtttggattcgaagatgagttgagatgagttataaatagtagtgagatttgtgagttaaagttgatgaataataataaatagtaatgagatgagttgagatgaattgaaatgaattgagatgatttgtgaatataaATTAGATTTGAAAGGACAACAGAAAAAGACAATAATTTTCGCTCTTTTAATAAATaagagttttgtttttgttaatgATCACAAGTGTAGTTGGTTAGTGCGGAGTGGGGGTGTTTTGCATCTTTTAATGTTTTGTCTTCATTACCTTGAGACTTGACTATAAATTTGACTGGAACGAATTGACAGTAGGGCCCATGGATCGTATTCAGATCTGATATTTGGGTTTATGATATATGTGGGGGTAACCAAGACTTTTTACGAGCTGGGCCCTTTCCTTGACGAAACTACTCCGAAAAATCTTGCAGGCCGAGGACAAAGTATGACAGCACACCATCATCACTTGTCTCGAAAGTAACTTTACCGCTATCAAAAAGGAAGGTGAATTTAGAAATTTACAGGGAAATATTTACACCATATTACCGGGTAAATTTGGGACATTCAAGAATGAGAAATTATTGTTCTATCTAGAGATCttataataattacaaatatattgcATGATATGAGTAACGTTCCAAGAGAGACTCGCTTAGacctatattttaaaagaattagtcaataatataattgacGTCGGGCCTGTACTCTAAAAGTATATTATAATGAGTAAAAACTTCTCCTTCGTCAGGAATGTAAGATATTATATACTGTCTATTCTTATCACAATCTTATCACAATCTTTTTCCTGATTGAGATAAACTCTAATACTATTTGTAACGTTTCAAAGAAGACCTTAAGTCACATCTGGGCATATacttaaaaaagagtaataaattatacaattagagtctcattataaaaaataaaaacttttcattccttaacaatataaaatcacattcaccatatatcattatcatttaGTCTAAGATATCACAATATGATGCATTACAAAATGATGTTGCATAATTCTAACTAGTTAGTTATAGCtcaaaagatgataaaaagattaataataacattttatttatatgtgtGAATTATATAAGATTGAGACACGTGTATGCTTTCACACATTTGACCTTATGCATGCATAAGTGTGGCCATATCTTTCTATTCTCTAcgagataaattttatgtatcagttattatttatttttatattttatatctatagtttttttatagagtatgaGGTGTTTTTTATTTAGTGTGAATTATagaatagtaaatagtaacttatatatagaatttttcttacatGATGTCGTTGGGCTTGCTaaactgtttttgtttttcaaaaagaaaaagaaatattttttcaagttttgaatataattttaagaatattaaattaaaaaaatatattactatttataaattattcattactattttattatggATGAACTATGTTCTTAAGAAAATGCTACTCTTTTCACTGGTGGCTCCAGCCCGTTGGAAGTTACCACttagacttttttatttttttattattatttttttattaaataattaagaagtattttttaataatattataatatttttaacttttttaaaaatatttaaaagtgttaactTCCAGCACCACCCATGCTCTTAACATCAAACGCCGGAGCCAGAATGTCTTTGTGGGTCAGTTCTAGGATGCTTGGTTTTTGCACTTCTTCCTGCATGTGTCAGCCTAATTTGTGGACTTATGGCATGAAACCACGTGATTTTCAGATTGCAGGAAATATTTATTTCCATGAAGACTTTTCGGGGATAACTCAACCTGATGTGGTTTCCATATATGCTTAAACGGGACAAAGCAATGGCCCTTGtgatttgtaaatttgtaatgcaatatatatcaaaataattaacagcaaaaataaaaaataaaaaaaatcaatcaatcaatcaatcaatatcCTCTGCTCATTCAACACTCGAGCAATCAGAACGGTTTATCCTATTTGCGTGTAAATGCAAAATGACTAACAATGATCCAAAAAATTATGCCTGTCGGCTTATAATGCACGTAAAGTAGTATACGCAAAATACATTTGTGCTGTAGTGTTTTCTCATCTCCTTTTGGATAACAACTATCCATCTATATAAAGATTTCGGAgttatttctttctcttatttaggtattatttggattgagagagtCTTTCAagttctcaactcatttcattttatctaattattataatttttttgaattttcatataaaatataataaacaaatcaacttttttaaatctcaaaataaaaataatattctaatacttagttcaactttcatctcatttcatcctaactcactatccaaacttcttcttactctctcattttttatattactcAAAATGAttccattatttttcaaaagaactttaaagaaaaaaaaaaaagctatttaaatgatatggagaaagaatataaattgtCTCTTCATAATTCTATTAAAGAATGAT encodes the following:
- the LOC121241829 gene encoding uncharacterized protein LOC121241829, with the translated sequence MPGMGFQGQTSSTGAGSRARNASSPDSVILTLESNFCSLFSSASASVERCSFASDAHDRDSLASEISLHLAGTDHGDHHESSSGPDLDPGPNKRTGHNNYNKHSRFFSKGENAKVLKDDSDADFEDKNQPLDSARSSFSLALKECQDRRSRSEVLSKKPDRRRPASLDLNNVTVASSSPRLATMKKSSAVSSRKSGSFPSPGTPSYRQAGIGMQKGWSSERVPMQTSTNRRQPANAALQPFNNGRSTLPSKWEDAERWIFSPVSVDGVERPSIQPQQRRPKSKSGPLGPPGIAYYSMYSPAMPMFDGDGVAASPFGVIAADGLVMHSSGNVGVFPVRTEPCMARSVSVHGYSEMLSQLSLPGLQDEKLDGLKDAGTDISRGVSRRDMATQMSPEGSSHSSPQRRISFSASTPCALPILELQSVPSSKMEVRDVQVDEHVTVTRWSKKHRARFPGKSSEKVDDWKKKGVDAQSSNLDIRSISKLKREEAKITAWENLQKAKAEAAIRKLEMKLEKKRSSSMDKIMNKLRSAQKRAQDMRSSVLSNQAHQVTSTSHKAPSFRRTRQMGTLSGCFTCHAF